One segment of Sesamum indicum cultivar Zhongzhi No. 13 linkage group LG4, S_indicum_v1.0, whole genome shotgun sequence DNA contains the following:
- the LOC105160476 gene encoding heavy metal-associated isoprenylated plant protein 31 encodes MSSMLEVRVPNLDCDGCAAKLRKALFKLKGVDEVDVDMELQKITVRGYALEEKKVLKAIKRAGKAAEPWPYPGYSYFSSFYKYPTHIISHYYDTSRNVVAPNVHTFFHTPAVYSVAVASDEAVASLFSDDNPHACSIM; translated from the exons ATGTCT AGTATGTTGGAGGTGAGAGTTCCTAACTTGGACTGTGATGGGTGTGCTGCCAAGCTTAGGAAAGCTTTGTTCAAGCTCAAAG GGGTGGATGAGGTAGACGTCGACATGGAGTTGCAGAAAATAACGGTGAGGGGCTACGCATTGGAGGAGAAAAAGGTGCTCAAGGCCATCAAACGTGCGGGAAAGGCGGCCGAGCCATGGCCGTATCCAGGATACTCGTATTTCTCCTCATTCTACAAGTACCCTACTCACATTATCAGCCATTACTACGACACATCGAGAAATGTGGTTGCACCCAATGTGCACACCTTCTTCCACACACCGGCTGTGTACTCGGTGGCTGTGGCCTCCGACGAGGCCGTAGCCTCTCTTTTTAGCGATGACAATCCTCATGCGTGTTCGATCATGTGA
- the LOC105160478 gene encoding heavy metal-associated isoprenylated plant protein 39 produces MAQKVVLKVLTMTDEKTKQKAIEAAADIFGVDSIAADLSSQKLTVIGEMDAVAVVKKLKKVGKVDILSVGPAKEEKKEEKKEEKKEEKKEEKKEEKKEEKKEDKKPEEKK; encoded by the exons ATGGCTCAG AAGGTAGTGCTGAAGGTACTGACGATGACTGATGAGAAAACAAAGCAGAAAGCAATCGAAGCAGCGGCGGATATATTTG GGGTGGACTCGATTGCTGCTGATCTGAGCAGTCAGAAGCTGACGGTGATTGGAGAAATGGATGCGGTTGCTGTGGTGAAGAAACTGAAGAAAGTGGGGAAGGTTGATATCTTGTCAGTTGGGCCAGcgaaagaagagaagaaggaagaaaagaaggaagagaagaaagaggaaaagaaagaggagaagaaagaagagaagaaagaggagaagaaagaagataaGAAGCCTGAGGAGAAGAAGTGA
- the LOC105160479 gene encoding pentatricopeptide repeat-containing protein At1g55630-like codes for MYAVGLFGPRIFKGFSCFCVVTRTLCSRILNGDDVENGFGRIEDFLNESWKSSQIDYDVEEKTSSLYDSLGSEGNFAARKSFVDGVISDAERILEILHQDGPGFDAKQVLSDLGVRVSGLLVREVLFSILKTINCVNKNRCAKLGYKFFVWSGEQENYRHTANTYHMMMRIFADSEEFKAMWRLVDEMIEKGYPTTARTFNILICTCGGAGLARKVVERFIKSKTFNYRPFKHSFNAILHSLLTLNQYRLIEWVYQQMLVEGHSPDVLTYNVIMCAKFRLGKLDQFHGLLDEMGRSGFSPDFHTFNLLLHVLGKGDKPLAALKLLNHMKEVGVDPSVLHFTTLIDGLSRAGNFEACQYFFSEMTKHGCVPDVVCYTVMITGYVVAGQFDKAREMFSDMIDKGQLPNVFTYNSMIRGLCMDRKFEEAWSMLKEMESKGCTPNFLVYTTLVGYLRNAGKLAEAHEVIRHMVEKGRYAHLLSKIKRYRRC; via the coding sequence ATGTACGCTGTAGGTCTTTTCGGTCCCAGAATTTTCAAgggattttcttgtttttgtgttgTTACACGTACTTTGTGTAGCAGAATATTGAATGGCGATGATGTCGAAAATGGGTTTGGGCGCATTGAAGATTTTCTTAATGAATCTTGGAAAAGTTCGCAAATTGACTATGATGTGGAGGAAAAGACTTCAAGTTTATATGATTCGCTTGGGTCTGAGGGAAACTTTGCTGCAAGAAAGAGTTTTGTTGATGGGGTGATAAGTGATGCTGAAAggattcttgaaattcttcaTCAAGATGGTCCTGGATTTGATGCAAAACAGGTCCTAAGTGATCTAGGTGTGAGGGTTTCAGGTCTTCTTGTGAGAGAAGTTCTTTTCAGTATCTTGAAGACGATAAATTGTGTCAACAAAAATCGGTGTGCAAAGCTGGGATACAAGTTTTTCGTGTGGTCTGGTGAGCAGGAGAACTACAGACATACGGCTAATACCTACCATATGATGATGAGGATCTTTGCGGACTCTGAGGAATTTAAGGCAATGTGGAGATTAGTTGACGAGATGATTGAGAAAGGGTACCCAACTACTGCGAGGACGTTCAACATATTGATATGCACTTGTGGTGGGGCTGGGTTAGCTAGGAAAGTGGTGGAGAGGTTTATCAAATCGAAGACTTTTAATTATAGGCCGTTTAAACATTCATTTAATGCAATTCTGCATTCGCTTTTGACACTAAATCAGTACAGATTGATTGAGTGGGTGTATCAGCAGATGTTGGTTGAAGGCCATTCCCCTGATGTGTTAACCTATAACGTTATTATGTGTGCAAAGTTTAGGTTGGGAAAGCTGGACCAGTTTCATGGATTACTTGATGAAATGGGCAGAAGTGGCTTCTCACCTGATTTTCATACATTCAATCTCCTGCTCCATGTGCTAGGTAAAGGGGACAAACCGTTAGCAGCATTGAAGCTTTTGAATCACATGAAGGAAGTTGGTGTTGATCCAAGTGTTCTCCACTTCACAACGTTAATTGATGGGCTCAGTCGGGCTGGTAATTTTGAAGCTTGCCAGTATTTCTTCAGTGAAATGACAAAGCATGGATGTGTGCCGGATGTTGTCTGTTACACTGTCATGATAACAGGTTACGTTGTGGCAGGTCAGTTTGATAAGGCTCGGGAGATGTTCAGCGATATGATCGACAAGGGACAATTGCCTAATGTGTTTACCTACAATTCCATGATCCGTGGGCTTTGTATGGACAGGAAGTTTGAGGAAGCTTGGTCGATGTTGAAAGAAATGGAATCAAAAGGTTGTACGCCCAATTTTCTTGTGTACACTACATTAGTTGGTTACCTGCGGAATGCAGGCAAGTTGGCTGAAGCTCATGAGGTTATAAGACATATGGTGGAAAAAGGGCGGTATGCTCATCTGctgtcaaaaattaaaagatataggaGATGCTAA